The genomic interval CTCGACATCACGGTGCGCCTCGCATGGTTCCTCGACATCCTCGACCAAGCGCTGAGCGATGCCGAGACGACGCTCGCCGCCGTCATCCGCAAGGCACAGGTGTGGGAGACCCTGGGGACAAAGTCGCTCAACGACCGCCAGCGCGTGATGATCAACTGCCTGCTCGACGGCTTCCAAGGCAAGCTGACGACCTCGAAATGGGCCAAGATCGCCCAGTGCTCGCAGGATACGGCCCTTCGCGATATTGAAGGGCTGATCGCCGCCGGGCTCCTCATCAGAGAGCCCGGCGGCGGACGCAGCACGAGCTATGCGTTTGCTCTCTGACCCAGCGCTTCGACTGCGGCCAGCAGCGTACAGAGCGCCACCGCCTCGGCGGCCTTGCGCACGGCGTCGAGACCCGGAAAGGTCGGCGCGATGCGCAGAGTCCGGTCGTGCGGGTCCTTGCCGTAGGGGTGGGTCGCGCCGGCGGGCGTCAAGGCGATGCCCGCCTCGCCCGCGAGTTGGACGACCCGCGAGGCGGTGCCGTCGGTGACATCGAGCGTGATGAAGTAGCCGCCGAGCGGCCGGCTCCAGTGCGCGACGTCCCAACCGTCGAGGCGGGCGGCGAAGGCCTCCTCCACCGCGGCGAATTTCGGGGCGATCAGGGCGCGGTGCCGCTCCATATGTGCGGCGATGCCGGCGGCGTCGCGCAGGAAGCGGACGTGGCGGAGCTGGTTGAGCTTGTCCGGCCCGATGCTGCGGCGCCCGGCCTGGGCGAGATACCACTTCACGTTCGCGGGCGAGGCGGCCAGCATCGCGAGGCCCGCACCCGCCAGCGTCACCTTCGAGGTCGAGGCGAACACGATCGGCCGGTCGGGGTTTCCGGCCTCGGCACAGGCCTCCAGGGTGTTGGGAAGCGAGGGCCGCGCCTCGGTGAGGTGATGCACCGCGTAGGCGTTGTCCCACAGGATGCGGAAATCGGGCGCCGCGGCCTTCAGCGAAGCCAGCCGCCGCACGGTCTCCTCGGAATAGGTCTCGCCGCTCGGGTTCGAGTATTGCGGCACGCACCAGATGCCCTTCACCGAAGGGTCGGCGGCCTCGCGCTCGACCGCCTCCATGTCCGGCCCCTCCCCCGTCATCGGGATCGGGATCATGCGGATGCCGAAGCCCTCGCACAGGGTGAAGTGGCGGTCGTAGCCCGGGACGGGGCAGAGGATCGTGATCGGCTCCTGCTTCGACCACGGCCCCGCGCCGCCGGGCACGCCCTTCAGCAGCGCGTAGACGAGCACGTCGTGCATCAGCGCGAGGCTCGAATTGTTGGCGATCACCATCTGCTCCGGCGGCGCGCCGAGCACCGGCGCGAACAGCGCGCGGGTCTCGGGCAGACCCTGCAGGTTGCCGTAATTGCGCGCGTCGGTGCCGTCCTCGGCGGTGGTGTCGCGGTTGCCGGGCAGCGCCAGCATCTCGGCGGCAAGGTCGAGCTGATCGGAGGCGGGCTTGCCGCGGGTCATGTCGAGCTTGAGCCCCTGCGCTTTCAGGGCTTCGTACTCGCCGCGCAGGCCGGAGCGCAGCTCCGTCAGAGCCTCGGGCGACAGGGTGGACAGCGACGGCATGGGATTCCTCGTAGTGGTGCCGGCCCGCGTTCGAGCCCGCGAATGGGCCCCGGTCAAGGCGGCTCCGGCGGAAAGCAGTGGGGCGACGGCCGCCCGCCGCTCGAGCGCCGCCGACATCAACCCCCGGAACGAACCGAACCGACGGCACGGAGACCATGCCGTGAACCCAAGGTCACAGTGTGGCGCCTCTGCCACGCGCGCCGATGCAACGTGACCAAACTCCTAACGCCGCCCTCCCGCCGGGGACAGCTTTAACGCGTCGTTAACCATTCCAACCAAAAAGCTGAAACCGTCAAATGTTGGAAGTAAGCGGAACGCGGAGAGCGTCGAGCGAAAGCCGATACGCTCTCACCTTCGCCAACCGACAGCATTCGAAAGCCTTCCGAATTTCAATCGGCCATGGCGCGGCGCGACGGACAGTCGCGCCGGACGCGATGACCCCGCAGTTCCTCGCACACCTTCGAGCACTGACGATGTATATCGTTGTCGACGAGCAGCAGAGCGTGACCGACCACTACGTCGCCGGGTTCGGCGCGGAGGGCGTGAAGGCGCAAGGGTTGGCCATCGGGTCCATGAAGGATTGGCTCGACGCCGCGCCGCGGATCGACGTCGAGGCGATCGACGGCTTCCTGATCGGCGATTGCGCCGACCGCGCCTCCTGCACCGTGGCGATCCGCTCGCTCAGCCGGGCGCCGATCATCGCCCTCAACGAGACCCGCTCGCTCGAGCAGACCCTGGCGCTGTTCACCGTCGGCATCGACGACGTGGTGCGCAAGCCCGTCCATGTCCGCGAGATCATCGCCCGCGCCACCGCGATCCGTCGCCGGACCGGCCGCGGCGTCGAGCCGGCGCCGGCCCCCGACCGGGCGGGCCGCCTCAAGGTCTATACCGACGGGCGCGACCCGGAGATCGACGGCGCCTGCCTGATCCTGCCCCGGCGCGAGCGCCACATCCTCGAATATCTCTCGAAGAACCGCGGCCGGCAGGTGACCAAGGGCCAGATCTTCACGGCGGTCTACGGCGACCTCGACACCAGCGTCGAGGAGAGCGTGGTGGAGGGCCATATCAGCAAGCTGCGCAAGAAGCTGCGGATGCGTCTCGGCTACGATCCGATCGAGGCCAAGCGGATGGCGGGCTACACCTTCGTCGGCTGAAGAATCCGCACACGATCCTTCCAAGATCTTTCCAAGATCTTTCCATGAAAAAGGCCGCGCTCGGTGAGAGCGCGGCCTTTTTCTACGACGGGCGGTGTCCCAGCCGCGCGAGCGGCTGGGACGTCTCAGCTTAGCGGAACAGCGACAGAACGTTCTGGCTGCCCGAGTTGGCGATCGAGAGAGCCTGCACGGCGAGCTGCTGCTGCGTCTGGAGCGCCTTCAGCTTGGTCGACTCCTCCTCGATGTCGGCATCGACCAGGGTGCCGATGGTGCGGTCGTTGGCCTTCATCAAGGTGTCGACGAAGGTCTTCTGGCCGTCGATCTGGGTCTTGTTGGCACCGAGCTTGGTGCCGGCGTTGGTGACCGAGGCGATGGCCTTCTCGACCTGGGTGATGATGTTCTTGAGCGTCGTGTCGCCGGTGGTCCCGACGAGCCCGGCAATGTTGATGCCCGTGCCGCCGGTGCCGATTTCGCCGATGGAGAAGGTGGTCGTCGCATCGACCGTGTCGAGGATACCCTTGGCGTTGGTCGTGCCTGCGGCCGTGCCCTTGCCGGTGAGTCCGCTGGTGCCGGTGGTGGAGTCGGCCGCGGTGAAGCCGAAGCTGGCGACATCCGCGCCGTTCAGCGTGATCGTGGTCGAGCCGCCGGCATTGGAACCGAACGACAGGGCACCGCCAGCGAAGGAGACCCGCGCCTTGCTGCCTGCCGACTTCAGCTGGGCGTTGATCATCGCGGCGACGTCGTCGCCGTTGACGGCCGTGTTGGCGGCCGAGGTCGCGTCGCTGCCGAGCGCGGAGAAGGATGCGGCGTTGAGGGTGACCGTCTTGACGCCGGCGCCGTCGTTGACGGTCAGGACCTTGGCGGTCGTCACGTCGAGGGCAGCGAGGGCCGTGCCCGTCATGAAGCCGGAGAAGGTGCCGAAACCGACATCCGCCGCGGCGAACTTACCGTTGGCGACCGCGTTGTTCGTCACCGAGACCTGGGCATTGGTACCCGCGCCGGTCGCCGCCGTCTGGAAGGACAGGCGGCCCGCCGTGTCGAGGCTCGCCGTGACCTTTCCGGACATCGCCGCGCTTGCGGCGATCTGATTGTTCACTGCGCTCAGGAACTCGTCGGTCGTGACCTTGGTCAGATCCTTGGCGGCCGACATCATGGTGTTCTTGTCGAGGACGATGTCGACGCTGGCACCGGTGCCGAGCGTGACGGTGAAGGAGACCTGCTTCGACTTTCCGGCGGTGACGGTGGCGAAGTCGACGACGCCGCCCGGGGAGAAGGCCGAGGTGCCGGTCAGCGACTGGGCGCCGGTGACCTTACCTTCGGTCGCGGCCGTGTTCACGGTCGAGGTCGCGACGTCGTAGAGCTTGATCGCGTTGACGTCGATGCCGATCATCGAGAAGCCGACGGTGCCCGTCGGGCTCCGCGAGAAGCCGGCGACGACGTTCTGGGTGGCTTGATAGCTGGTGTTGGTCGCGGAGGAATCGACCGAGAGCCAGTTCTGACCGGACGAGGTCGAAGAATCGGCGGTGGCCTTCATCTTGTCCTGAATGGCCTTGATCTCGGTCTGGACCTTGTTCCGGTCGACGCCCGGCTGAAGCGCGGTCTGCAGCTTGGCGCGCAGGTTCTGCAGGTCGGACAGGACCGAGTTGAGGCCGTTATAGGCGGTATCGACCGCCGAGGAGCCGAGGCCGAGCGAGTCCTTCACGGCCGAGAGGGAGGCGTTGTCGGTGCGCACCGTGGTGGCGATCGACCAGTAGGCGGCGTTGTCGGAGGCGGTCGAGACGCGCTGGCCGGTCGAGACCCGGTTGGAGGTGGCGTCGAGCTGGCTGTTGATGCCCTTGAGCGTCGTCAGCGCCGTCATGGCGGAGATGTTGGTGAGCAGGCTGGTCACAGGTCAGACTTCCGGCAAAAGAGGGGGGACGGTTCTCAGGACCGGACTCGCACCGGTACGGCCGCACGGCCCTATCGAGAGGGCCGCGGCGAGCCCCCGAGGGCTCGTTTCGCCGCGCATCACACCTCCGGACTCGCACCGGATCAACGGACCGACATCATGTCTATGAACCCGTCGGAGGGTTCACCCGCTGGCCTCTTCTCGAAGGCGGCTCCGCATGGTTGCGGAAGGCGCCTCGCGATGGGCCGACAATGGCCGCCTCCCGTTACGAAGCGATTAAGCGACCCTGCCCGGCACCGTCCCGCCGCACGCCCTCCACAGGTCGGCCTCGTGCCTGTGGAGAAGGGGCGAGAGCCGTCTCCGACCTGATGGCATCAGGCCGGCGCCTCTCGATCGTGTCGTGACACGTATTCTTTCGCCGAACCGGCGACCGCTTCGACGGGCGGCGCTCTAAACGACCGGCTCGCCCTCGAAGGCGACACCCGCGAAGTCTCCGCGGCGCCAGCACAGCCGGGCTGTCATCGTGCGCAGGTCATGCG from Methylobacterium sp. AMS5 carries:
- a CDS encoding aminotransferase class I/II-fold pyridoxal phosphate-dependent enzyme; the protein is MPSLSTLSPEALTELRSGLRGEYEALKAQGLKLDMTRGKPASDQLDLAAEMLALPGNRDTTAEDGTDARNYGNLQGLPETRALFAPVLGAPPEQMVIANNSSLALMHDVLVYALLKGVPGGAGPWSKQEPITILCPVPGYDRHFTLCEGFGIRMIPIPMTGEGPDMEAVEREAADPSVKGIWCVPQYSNPSGETYSEETVRRLASLKAAAPDFRILWDNAYAVHHLTEARPSLPNTLEACAEAGNPDRPIVFASTSKVTLAGAGLAMLAASPANVKWYLAQAGRRSIGPDKLNQLRHVRFLRDAAGIAAHMERHRALIAPKFAAVEEAFAARLDGWDVAHWSRPLGGYFITLDVTDGTASRVVQLAGEAGIALTPAGATHPYGKDPHDRTLRIAPTFPGLDAVRKAAEAVALCTLLAAVEALGQRANA
- a CDS encoding flagellin, which encodes MTSLLTNISAMTALTTLKGINSQLDATSNRVSTGQRVSTASDNAAYWSIATTVRTDNASLSAVKDSLGLGSSAVDTAYNGLNSVLSDLQNLRAKLQTALQPGVDRNKVQTEIKAIQDKMKATADSSTSSGQNWLSVDSSATNTSYQATQNVVAGFSRSPTGTVGFSMIGIDVNAIKLYDVATSTVNTAATEGKVTGAQSLTGTSAFSPGGVVDFATVTAGKSKQVSFTVTLGTGASVDIVLDKNTMMSAAKDLTKVTTDEFLSAVNNQIAASAAMSGKVTASLDTAGRLSFQTAATGAGTNAQVSVTNNAVANGKFAAADVGFGTFSGFMTGTALAALDVTTAKVLTVNDGAGVKTVTLNAASFSALGSDATSAANTAVNGDDVAAMINAQLKSAGSKARVSFAGGALSFGSNAGGSTTITLNGADVASFGFTAADSTTGTSGLTGKGTAAGTTNAKGILDTVDATTTFSIGEIGTGGTGINIAGLVGTTGDTTLKNIITQVEKAIASVTNAGTKLGANKTQIDGQKTFVDTLMKANDRTIGTLVDADIEEESTKLKALQTQQQLAVQALSIANSGSQNVLSLFR
- a CDS encoding response regulator transcription factor, which codes for MYIVVDEQQSVTDHYVAGFGAEGVKAQGLAIGSMKDWLDAAPRIDVEAIDGFLIGDCADRASCTVAIRSLSRAPIIALNETRSLEQTLALFTVGIDDVVRKPVHVREIIARATAIRRRTGRGVEPAPAPDRAGRLKVYTDGRDPEIDGACLILPRRERHILEYLSKNRGRQVTKGQIFTAVYGDLDTSVEESVVEGHISKLRKKLRMRLGYDPIEAKRMAGYTFVG